From the Nocardiopsis changdeensis genome, one window contains:
- a CDS encoding M23 family metallopeptidase: MTPPTPRFLGLSTLALTCAAALVATAGTAQAAPAPAAPELAAADNVEILVEPEVSAELPGVRGSGSAEEPLADAVVADVLAEQGAGIAALDAQDKDVRVDIREASDGSAFGVAIVAVPVGSEEAPEAWLFAADHTAQGWEVGLEGSAEFSDILGGSDLLDAEQREAVATATDPEQDVTAATYIGVGLPFAIGTSMIMTGGPHGWGSGRPYSSVDFAGGNGQARAARGGYAYSLCTGWTRVIHDNGYSTDYYHLENYQWLPGNNVGVGHYLGTQGNSLCAGGSTTGAHIHFGLRAYTDPNAAGWYVPLHGRTLGGWTFVEGAAYGGYVYRNGVGTVYPGGSVYNYGF; the protein is encoded by the coding sequence TTGACGCCCCCCACCCCCCGTTTCCTCGGCCTGTCCACCCTCGCCCTCACCTGTGCGGCCGCCCTGGTCGCCACCGCGGGCACCGCCCAGGCCGCGCCCGCCCCCGCGGCGCCCGAACTCGCCGCCGCCGACAACGTCGAGATCCTCGTCGAGCCCGAGGTCTCCGCCGAACTGCCGGGCGTCCGGGGCTCCGGGAGCGCCGAGGAGCCGCTCGCCGACGCGGTCGTCGCCGACGTCCTGGCCGAACAGGGCGCGGGCATCGCCGCCCTCGACGCCCAGGACAAGGACGTGCGCGTCGACATCCGCGAGGCCTCCGACGGCTCCGCGTTCGGCGTCGCCATCGTCGCCGTCCCGGTCGGCTCCGAGGAGGCGCCGGAGGCGTGGCTGTTCGCCGCCGACCACACCGCCCAGGGGTGGGAGGTGGGGCTGGAGGGCAGCGCCGAGTTCTCCGACATCCTCGGCGGCTCCGACCTCCTGGACGCCGAACAGCGCGAGGCCGTCGCCACCGCCACCGACCCCGAACAGGACGTCACGGCCGCCACCTACATCGGTGTGGGGCTGCCGTTCGCCATCGGCACCTCGATGATCATGACCGGCGGCCCGCACGGCTGGGGCTCCGGACGCCCGTACAGCTCGGTGGACTTCGCCGGCGGCAACGGCCAGGCGCGCGCCGCCCGCGGCGGGTACGCGTACAGCCTGTGCACGGGGTGGACGCGCGTCATCCACGACAACGGGTACTCCACGGACTACTACCACCTCGAGAACTACCAGTGGCTGCCCGGCAACAACGTCGGCGTCGGGCACTACCTGGGCACCCAGGGCAACAGCCTCTGCGCGGGCGGCTCCACCACCGGCGCCCACATCCACTTCGGGCTGAGGGCGTACACGGACCCGAACGCCGCGGGCTGGTACGTGCCGCTGCACGGCCGCACCCTGGGCGGCTGGACCTTCGTCGAGGGCGCCGCCTACGGCGGCTACGTGTACCGCAACGGCGTCGGGACGGTGTACCCGGGCGGGTCGGTGTACAACTACGGCTTCTAG
- a CDS encoding DUF6350 family protein → MAAATAAGIGLAVIVTLTMVGWVAAPHDTFGEEIVDLLQGAVLAWLVGHHVSFSVPEGDISLLPIGLVLLPGLLLYRSGRWVARNCEIARLRHVHRAAIAIAGPYAAIAGTLALLARTDTVEPSMPRALLMGFVIAFLAGGLGVLRQLMRDKGVVARDLLGLMPARSRSLLVGMLASTGTLLAGGFLLFLVALAVSLPEAVETTRLLAPGWVGGLLLLLIQLAYLPNAVVFAVCYALGPGFAVGEMTVVAPTGVSVGPLPLLPMLAALPENGAAPVLSLAALAVPFVAGAVGGVLTQRSAPDVVSEAAPLWGFVCGVTTGLLCAALGELAGGSLGGHRLSDVGPSAWQVGLVAALEVGVAAAIAAWVANWWYTRRSPAAATTATAATAATAGAPAGDAPEPEAERAGRVELPADVPVGEGLATVTPLRPREDKGGGVAVEEAPEAPAEDAATAGPTAEEERERKERERAERAEARAAARAARAADRERKREERRARRAERPRLWRRRAAEDDSEDLYGITYEAGPDEADGPRP, encoded by the coding sequence GTGGCGGCCGCGACCGCCGCGGGCATCGGCCTGGCGGTCATCGTCACCCTGACCATGGTCGGGTGGGTGGCCGCGCCCCACGACACGTTCGGCGAGGAGATCGTCGACCTGCTCCAGGGGGCCGTGCTGGCCTGGCTGGTGGGCCACCACGTGTCGTTCTCGGTGCCGGAGGGGGACATCAGCCTCCTCCCGATCGGCCTGGTGCTGCTGCCGGGGCTGCTGCTGTACCGGTCGGGGCGGTGGGTGGCGCGCAACTGCGAGATCGCCCGGCTGCGGCACGTACACCGGGCGGCGATCGCGATCGCCGGGCCGTACGCGGCGATCGCGGGGACGCTGGCGCTGCTGGCCCGCACCGACACGGTGGAGCCGAGCATGCCGCGGGCGCTGCTCATGGGGTTCGTCATCGCGTTCCTGGCCGGGGGGCTGGGGGTGCTGCGCCAGCTGATGCGCGACAAGGGCGTGGTGGCCAGGGACCTGCTGGGGCTGATGCCCGCCCGGTCGCGGTCGCTGCTGGTGGGGATGCTCGCCTCCACCGGGACGCTGCTGGCGGGCGGGTTCCTGCTGTTCCTGGTGGCGCTGGCGGTGAGCCTGCCCGAGGCGGTCGAGACCACGCGGCTGCTGGCCCCGGGGTGGGTGGGCGGCCTGCTGCTGCTGCTCATCCAGCTCGCCTACCTGCCCAACGCGGTGGTGTTCGCGGTCTGCTACGCCCTGGGCCCGGGGTTCGCGGTGGGGGAGATGACGGTGGTGGCCCCGACGGGGGTGTCGGTGGGGCCGCTGCCGCTGCTGCCCATGCTGGCGGCGCTGCCGGAGAACGGGGCGGCGCCGGTGTTGTCCCTGGCGGCGCTGGCGGTGCCGTTCGTCGCGGGGGCGGTGGGCGGGGTGCTGACCCAGCGCAGCGCGCCGGACGTGGTGAGCGAGGCCGCGCCGCTGTGGGGGTTCGTGTGCGGGGTGACCACCGGGCTGCTGTGCGCCGCCCTGGGGGAGCTGGCGGGCGGGTCCCTGGGCGGCCACCGGCTGTCGGACGTGGGCCCGTCCGCCTGGCAGGTGGGGCTCGTGGCCGCGCTGGAGGTGGGGGTGGCCGCGGCCATCGCGGCGTGGGTCGCCAACTGGTGGTACACCCGCCGCTCCCCGGCGGCCGCGACCACTGCGACCGCTGCGACCGCCGCGACGGCCGGGGCCCCGGCCGGGGACGCCCCGGAGCCGGAGGCCGAGCGCGCCGGGCGGGTGGAGCTGCCCGCCGACGTCCCTGTGGGCGAGGGGCTGGCCACGGTCACCCCCCTGCGCCCGCGGGAGGACAAGGGCGGCGGGGTCGCCGTCGAGGAGGCGCCCGAGGCCCCGGCGGAGGACGCCGCGACGGCCGGGCCCACCGCGGAGGAGGAGCGCGAGCGCAAGGAACGGGAGCGGGCCGAGCGCGCCGAGGCCAGGGCCGCCGCCCGGGCGGCCAGGGCCGCGGACAGGGAGCGCAAGCGCGAGGAGCGCCGCGCCCGCCGGGCCGAGCGCCCCCGCCTGTGGCGCCGCAGGGCCGCCGAGGACGACTCCGAGGACCTGTACGGCATCACCTACGAGGCCGGCCCCGACGAGGCCGACGGCCCCCGCCCCTGA
- the sucD gene encoding succinate--CoA ligase subunit alpha, which translates to MAIFLTKDSKVLVQGMTGSEGTKHTRRMLASGTNIVGGVNPRKAGQSVDFDGTEVPVFGTVADAMEKTGADVTVIFVPPKFTKDAVIEAIDAGIGLAVVITEGVPVHDTAEFWSYAQSKGNKTRIIGPNCPGLITPGQSNAGIIPATITKPGRIGLVSKSGTLTYQMMYELADIGFSSAVGIGGDPIIGTTHIDALAAFEADPDTDVIVMIGEIGGDAEERAAAFIRENVSKPVVGYVAGFTAPEGKTMGHAGAIVSGSSGTAAAKKEALEAAGVKVGKTPSETAKLVRELF; encoded by the coding sequence ATGGCCATCTTCCTCACCAAGGACAGCAAGGTCCTCGTCCAGGGCATGACCGGGTCGGAGGGCACCAAGCACACCCGCCGGATGCTCGCCTCGGGCACCAACATCGTGGGCGGGGTCAACCCGCGCAAGGCCGGGCAGTCGGTGGACTTCGACGGCACCGAGGTGCCGGTGTTCGGCACCGTCGCCGACGCGATGGAGAAGACGGGTGCGGACGTCACCGTGATCTTCGTGCCGCCCAAGTTCACCAAGGACGCCGTGATCGAGGCGATCGACGCCGGGATCGGCCTGGCGGTGGTGATCACCGAGGGCGTGCCGGTGCACGACACCGCCGAGTTCTGGTCCTACGCCCAGAGCAAGGGCAACAAGACCCGCATCATCGGCCCCAACTGCCCGGGTCTGATCACCCCGGGCCAGTCGAACGCGGGCATCATCCCGGCGACCATCACCAAGCCGGGCCGGATCGGGCTGGTGTCCAAGTCCGGGACGCTGACCTACCAGATGATGTACGAGCTGGCCGACATCGGTTTCTCCTCAGCGGTGGGTATCGGCGGGGACCCGATCATCGGGACCACGCACATCGACGCGCTGGCGGCGTTCGAGGCCGACCCGGACACCGACGTGATCGTGATGATCGGTGAGATCGGCGGGGACGCCGAGGAGCGGGCGGCGGCGTTCATCCGGGAGAACGTGTCCAAGCCGGTGGTCGGGTACGTGGCGGGGTTCACCGCGCCCGAGGGCAAGACCATGGGGCACGCGGGCGCGATCGTGTCGGGTTCCTCGGGGACCGCGGCCGCGAAGAAGGAGGCGCTGGAGGCCGCCGGCGTCAAGGTCGGCAAAACCCCCAGCGAAACCGCCAAGCTGGTGCGCGAGCTGTTCTAG
- a CDS encoding DUF1707 SHOCT-like domain-containing protein encodes MTGPDPAPYRLSDGERDEALESLRTAFQEGRLTVDEHEERSAAALRAVTGKDLVPLFEDLPPNLHPGFLSASAAVVPAADGEGPVDLAETGRSVAKKKKKDDDNLSSIMGWGGFLLFVWGLPTFISGNVTAISVFLGFFCLLVVPGLITSLARRRRRGGGPGEITRG; translated from the coding sequence ATGACAGGCCCGGATCCCGCCCCCTACCGCCTCTCCGACGGCGAACGCGACGAGGCGCTGGAGTCCCTGCGCACCGCGTTCCAGGAGGGCCGGCTGACCGTCGACGAGCACGAGGAGCGCTCGGCCGCGGCCCTGCGCGCCGTCACCGGCAAGGACCTGGTCCCGCTGTTCGAGGACCTGCCCCCGAACCTGCACCCGGGCTTCCTGTCCGCCTCCGCGGCGGTCGTCCCCGCTGCGGACGGCGAGGGGCCGGTGGACCTGGCCGAGACCGGCCGGTCCGTGGCGAAGAAGAAAAAGAAGGACGACGACAACCTGTCGTCCATCATGGGCTGGGGCGGGTTCCTGCTCTTCGTGTGGGGCCTGCCGACGTTCATCTCCGGCAACGTCACGGCCATCTCCGTCTTCCTGGGCTTCTTCTGCCTGCTGGTGGTGCCCGGCCTCATCACCTCCCTGGCCCGCCGCCGGCGCCGCGGGGGCGGCCCGGGCGAGATCACCCGCGGCTGA
- the pcrA gene encoding DNA helicase PcrA has translation MSSQEQLLEGLNGPQREAVTHGGGPLLIVAGAGSGKTRVLTHRIAYLMAARGVRPGEILAITFTNKAAAEMRERIQALLGARAAASMWIMTFHSACVRILRREAHRLGYPSGFTIYDSADSARLMQLVCKEMDLDPKRFPPKSFSAQISNLKNELVDYDTFAEQAQTEQEKKLAEAYRLYQRRLHEAGAMDFDDLIMVTVNLLQMFPDVAEHYRRRFRHVMVDEYQDTNHAQYVFIRELVGAEQEAPVVPPSELCVVGDADQSIYAFRGATIRNILEFERDFPDARTILLEQNYRSTQTILSAANAVIERNEGRPAKNLWSEQGEGTPIVGYVADNEHDEAAFVVGEIDKLTDDGAITPGEVAVFYRTNAQSRVFEDVFIRMGLPYKIVGGVRFYERKEIRDVLAYLRVLANPEDTVSLRRIINVPKRGIGARAEESLELFAARERITFAQALRRVDEVPAMATRSVNAVRNFTALLDELAALVEASSPSQLVEAVLDKTGYLSELAESKDIQDESRVENLEEFVDVAREFENTFTALLEDEAALEGEEVVEEDAEPTLVDFLERISLVADTDQLPDADDEGGVVTLMTLHSAKGLEFPVVFLTGLEDGVFPHMRTLGDKTQLEEERRLAYVGLTRAERLLYVSRAAVRSAWGSPSYNPPSRFLDEVPPSLVDWRRGESPVLSAPPALRRGPSGRSFGGEGFGGTFGRSRQKTEAPTLSVGDLVNHDKFGMGRVQLVDGTGDRTKARIDFGADIGEKDLMVKYAPIEKL, from the coding sequence GTGTCCTCCCAAGAGCAGCTTCTCGAAGGTCTGAACGGTCCCCAGCGCGAGGCGGTCACCCACGGCGGCGGCCCGCTCCTCATCGTCGCGGGAGCCGGTTCGGGCAAGACCCGTGTCCTCACCCACCGCATCGCGTACCTGATGGCCGCGCGGGGGGTGCGCCCCGGGGAGATCCTCGCGATCACGTTCACCAACAAGGCCGCCGCCGAGATGCGCGAGCGCATCCAGGCCCTGCTCGGCGCGCGCGCCGCCGCCAGCATGTGGATCATGACGTTCCACTCGGCGTGCGTGCGCATCCTGCGCCGGGAGGCCCACCGCCTCGGCTACCCGAGCGGCTTCACCATCTACGACTCCGCCGACTCCGCGCGGCTCATGCAGCTGGTCTGCAAGGAGATGGACCTGGACCCCAAGCGGTTCCCGCCCAAGTCCTTCTCCGCCCAGATCTCCAACCTCAAGAACGAGCTGGTCGACTACGACACGTTCGCCGAGCAGGCCCAGACCGAGCAGGAGAAGAAGCTCGCCGAGGCGTACCGGCTGTACCAGCGCCGCCTGCACGAGGCCGGCGCCATGGACTTCGACGACCTGATCATGGTCACCGTCAACCTGCTCCAGATGTTCCCCGACGTCGCGGAGCACTACCGGCGCCGCTTCCGGCACGTCATGGTCGACGAGTACCAGGACACCAACCACGCCCAGTACGTGTTCATCCGCGAGCTCGTCGGGGCGGAGCAGGAGGCGCCGGTCGTCCCGCCCTCGGAGCTGTGCGTGGTCGGCGACGCCGACCAGTCCATCTACGCGTTCCGCGGCGCGACCATCCGCAACATCCTGGAGTTCGAGCGCGACTTCCCCGACGCGCGCACGATCCTGCTGGAGCAGAACTACCGCTCCACCCAGACGATCCTGTCGGCCGCCAACGCCGTCATCGAGCGCAACGAGGGCCGGCCCGCCAAGAACCTGTGGTCGGAGCAGGGCGAGGGGACGCCCATCGTCGGCTACGTCGCCGACAACGAGCACGACGAGGCCGCGTTCGTGGTGGGGGAGATCGACAAGCTCACCGACGACGGGGCGATCACCCCGGGCGAGGTGGCGGTGTTCTACCGGACCAACGCCCAGTCCCGGGTCTTCGAGGACGTGTTCATCCGGATGGGCCTGCCGTACAAGATCGTCGGCGGGGTGCGCTTCTACGAGCGCAAGGAGATCCGCGACGTCCTGGCCTACCTGCGCGTGCTCGCCAACCCCGAGGACACCGTCAGCCTGCGCCGCATCATCAACGTGCCCAAGCGCGGCATCGGCGCCCGGGCCGAGGAGTCGCTGGAGCTGTTCGCCGCCCGCGAGCGCATCACGTTCGCCCAGGCGCTGCGCCGGGTCGACGAGGTCCCGGCGATGGCGACCCGCTCGGTGAACGCCGTCCGCAACTTCACCGCCCTGCTCGACGAGTTGGCGGCGCTGGTGGAGGCGTCCAGCCCGTCGCAGCTGGTGGAGGCCGTCCTCGACAAGACCGGGTACCTCTCCGAGCTCGCCGAGTCCAAGGACATCCAGGACGAGAGCCGGGTGGAGAACCTGGAGGAGTTCGTGGACGTGGCGCGGGAGTTCGAGAACACCTTCACCGCCCTGCTGGAGGACGAGGCCGCACTGGAGGGGGAGGAGGTCGTCGAGGAGGACGCCGAGCCCACGCTGGTGGACTTCCTGGAGCGGATCTCCCTGGTCGCCGACACCGACCAGCTCCCGGACGCCGACGACGAGGGCGGGGTGGTCACGCTGATGACCCTGCACTCGGCGAAGGGGCTGGAGTTCCCGGTGGTGTTCCTGACGGGGCTGGAGGACGGGGTGTTCCCGCACATGCGCACCCTGGGCGACAAGACCCAGCTGGAGGAGGAGCGACGGCTGGCGTACGTGGGGCTGACCCGCGCCGAGCGCCTGCTCTACGTGAGCCGCGCCGCGGTGCGCAGCGCCTGGGGGAGCCCGTCGTACAACCCGCCCTCCCGCTTCCTGGACGAGGTCCCCCCGTCCCTGGTCGACTGGCGCCGCGGGGAGTCCCCGGTCCTGAGCGCCCCGCCCGCCCTGCGCCGCGGCCCGTCGGGCCGCTCCTTCGGCGGCGAGGGCTTCGGCGGCACCTTCGGCCGGAGCCGGCAGAAGACCGAGGCGCCGACCCTGAGCGTGGGGGACCTGGTCAACCACGACAAGTTCGGCATGGGCCGCGTCCAACTGGTCGACGGGACGGGCGACCGCACCAAGGCCCGCATCGACTTCGGCGCGGACATCGGGGAGAAGGACCTGATGGTCAAGTACGCGCCCATCGAGAAGCTGTGA
- a CDS encoding AlkA N-terminal domain-containing protein: MDDEQRYRAVHGRDSRFDGMFYTAVRTTGVYCRPSCPARTPKRQNVDFYPTAAAAQEAGFRACKRCRPELTPGSPEWNIRADVVGRAMRLIQDGAVDRGGVSEVASSVGYSERQLNRLLTAELGAGPLALARTERARTARTLVETTDMPMTDIAFAAGFSSVRQFNETMRAMFDRAPTEMRGRTVRPGSDTITLRLAYRAPFDLDRTLAFLGARAVPGVEEFHGGVYRRTLRLPHGPATAELSAGTGHVLCRLRLADTRDLMGAVRRCRRLLDLDADPQAVAETFAGDPLLGPLSARFPGLRSPGHPDPAELAVRAVLGQQVSVAAARTLAGRLVLAHGDPLAPELRTGGLTHLFPAPAALAAVDPEDLPLPRTRAATLTGLAAALASGGVDLGPGCDRDDTERRLQELRGIGPWTAAYVRMRGLGDPDVFLGTDLGVRKALTGGAPAGGTGPGPDPDDKVWSPWRSYATHLLWASL, encoded by the coding sequence ATGGACGATGAGCAGCGCTACCGCGCCGTACACGGCAGGGACTCCCGGTTCGACGGGATGTTCTACACAGCGGTGCGCACCACCGGTGTCTACTGCCGTCCCAGTTGCCCGGCGCGCACCCCCAAGAGGCAGAACGTCGACTTCTACCCGACGGCCGCCGCCGCCCAGGAGGCGGGCTTCCGCGCCTGCAAGCGGTGCCGCCCCGAGCTCACCCCCGGCTCGCCCGAGTGGAACATCCGCGCCGACGTGGTGGGCCGCGCCATGCGGCTCATCCAGGACGGCGCCGTCGACCGCGGCGGCGTGAGCGAGGTCGCGTCCTCGGTCGGCTACAGCGAACGCCAGCTCAACCGGCTGCTCACCGCCGAACTCGGCGCCGGGCCGCTGGCGCTGGCCCGCACCGAGCGGGCGCGCACGGCGCGCACGCTGGTGGAGACCACGGACATGCCGATGACCGACATCGCGTTCGCCGCCGGGTTCTCCAGCGTGCGGCAGTTCAACGAGACCATGCGCGCGATGTTCGACCGGGCTCCCACCGAGATGCGCGGGCGCACCGTGCGCCCGGGCTCGGACACGATCACGCTGCGCCTGGCCTACCGGGCGCCGTTCGACCTCGACCGCACCCTCGCCTTCCTCGGCGCCCGAGCCGTCCCGGGCGTCGAGGAGTTCCACGGCGGCGTCTACCGGCGCACGCTGCGCCTGCCGCACGGCCCCGCCACCGCGGAGCTGTCCGCGGGCACCGGGCACGTGCTGTGCCGCCTGCGCCTGGCCGACACCCGCGACCTGATGGGGGCGGTGCGCCGCTGCCGTCGCCTGCTGGACCTGGACGCCGACCCGCAGGCCGTCGCCGAGACGTTCGCCGGCGACCCCCTGCTCGGCCCGCTGTCCGCCCGCTTCCCGGGGCTGCGCTCCCCGGGCCACCCGGACCCGGCCGAACTGGCCGTGCGCGCGGTCCTGGGCCAGCAGGTGTCCGTGGCCGCCGCCCGCACGCTCGCGGGCCGCCTGGTCCTGGCGCACGGCGACCCCCTGGCCCCGGAGCTGCGCACCGGCGGCCTCACCCACCTGTTCCCCGCCCCCGCGGCGCTGGCCGCGGTCGACCCGGAGGACCTGCCGCTGCCGCGCACCCGCGCCGCCACCCTCACCGGGCTGGCCGCCGCCCTCGCCTCGGGCGGGGTCGACCTGGGCCCGGGCTGCGACCGCGACGACACCGAGCGCCGCCTCCAGGAGCTGCGGGGCATCGGGCCGTGGACCGCCGCCTACGTGCGCATGCGCGGCCTGGGCGACCCGGACGTGTTCCTGGGCACCGACCTGGGCGTGCGCAAGGCGCTCACCGGCGGGGCGCCGGCCGGGGGCACCGGTCCCGGTCCCGACCCCGACGACAAGGTGTGGAGCCCCTGGCGCTCCTACGCCACCCACCTGCTGTGGGCCTCACTGTGA
- a CDS encoding cobalamin B12-binding domain-containing protein, producing the protein MAGAARVVVAKPGLDGHDRGVKIVARVLRDAGVEVIYTGLRQTPEMIVATALQEDADAIGLSVLSGAHMTMFSRVLELLKENDAEDIRVFGGGIIPDEDIAELERLGVAKIFTPGAPTAEIAEWVKENVRPAHAA; encoded by the coding sequence ATGGCAGGTGCAGCACGGGTCGTCGTCGCCAAACCGGGGCTCGACGGACACGACCGTGGAGTGAAGATCGTCGCCCGCGTGCTGCGCGACGCCGGTGTCGAGGTCATCTACACGGGGCTGCGCCAGACGCCCGAGATGATCGTGGCGACCGCCCTGCAGGAGGACGCGGACGCGATCGGGCTGTCGGTGCTCTCGGGCGCCCACATGACGATGTTCTCCCGCGTGCTGGAGCTGCTCAAGGAGAACGACGCGGAGGACATCCGGGTGTTCGGCGGCGGGATCATCCCCGACGAGGACATCGCCGAGCTGGAGCGCCTGGGGGTCGCGAAGATCTTCACACCGGGCGCGCCCACGGCGGAGATCGCGGAGTGGGTCAAGGAGAACGTGCGGCCCGCGCACGCCGCCTGA
- the sucC gene encoding ADP-forming succinate--CoA ligase subunit beta, whose translation MDLFEYQAKQLFAEYGIPVPQGKVASTAAEARAIADEFAAAGKPRVVVKAQVKTGGRGKAGGVKVAEGPEDAQAKAEQILGMDIKGHTVHRVLVEEASDIAEEYYFSFLLDRANRNFLSICSAEGGMEIEEVAETNPDAVAKIAIDPLTGAPEAVAAEIAKAGRLPEAAAAGAAEIIAKLWKAFVGKDATLVEVNPLILTKDGRVVALDGKVTLDENAEFRQDLESLAVPEEGDPLEVAAKEKNLNYVKLDGEVGIIGNGAGLVMSTLDVVAYAGEAFGGVKPANFLDIGGGASAEVMANGLEIILGDPSVKSVFVNVFGGITACDAVANGIVQALELLEGRGEDVSKPLVVRLDGNNAELGRQILTDRAHPAVRQVDTMDGAAAQAAELAAK comes from the coding sequence GTGGACCTGTTCGAATACCAGGCGAAGCAACTCTTCGCAGAGTACGGAATTCCCGTACCCCAGGGGAAGGTGGCGAGCACGGCCGCCGAGGCGCGTGCCATCGCCGACGAGTTCGCCGCCGCGGGCAAGCCCCGCGTCGTCGTCAAGGCCCAGGTCAAGACCGGTGGCCGCGGTAAGGCCGGCGGCGTCAAGGTCGCCGAGGGCCCCGAGGACGCCCAGGCCAAGGCCGAGCAGATCCTCGGCATGGACATCAAGGGCCACACGGTCCACCGTGTCCTGGTCGAAGAGGCCTCCGACATCGCGGAGGAGTACTACTTCTCCTTCCTGCTGGACCGGGCCAACCGCAACTTCCTCTCGATCTGCTCCGCCGAGGGCGGCATGGAGATCGAGGAGGTCGCCGAGACCAACCCCGACGCCGTCGCCAAGATCGCGATCGACCCGCTGACCGGTGCCCCCGAGGCCGTCGCCGCGGAGATCGCCAAGGCCGGCCGCCTCCCCGAGGCCGCCGCCGCGGGCGCCGCCGAGATCATCGCCAAGCTGTGGAAGGCCTTCGTCGGCAAGGACGCCACGCTCGTCGAGGTCAACCCGCTCATCCTCACCAAGGACGGCCGCGTCGTCGCCCTGGACGGCAAGGTCACCCTGGACGAGAACGCCGAGTTCCGCCAGGACCTGGAGAGCCTCGCCGTTCCCGAGGAGGGTGACCCGCTGGAGGTCGCCGCCAAGGAGAAGAACCTCAACTACGTCAAGCTGGACGGTGAGGTCGGCATCATCGGCAACGGCGCGGGCCTGGTCATGTCCACCCTGGACGTGGTCGCCTACGCCGGCGAGGCGTTCGGCGGGGTCAAGCCCGCGAACTTCCTCGACATCGGCGGCGGCGCGTCGGCCGAGGTGATGGCCAACGGCCTGGAGATCATCCTGGGCGACCCCTCGGTCAAGAGCGTGTTCGTGAACGTCTTCGGCGGCATCACCGCGTGCGACGCGGTCGCGAACGGCATCGTGCAGGCCCTGGAGCTGCTGGAGGGCCGGGGCGAGGACGTGTCCAAGCCGCTGGTCGTGCGGCTGGACGGCAACAACGCCGAGCTGGGCCGGCAGATCCTCACCGACCGCGCCCACCCGGCCGTGCGCCAGGTCGACACCATGGACGGCGCCGCCGCGCAGGCCGCCGAACTCGCGGCGAAGTAG
- a CDS encoding methylated-DNA--[protein]-cysteine S-methyltransferase: MDMLPLDIEVPEPARAAAVVFKDPTPGPTRFTTMDSPVGELTLYGDGQALGGVLTPAKDGSSRHVPADWVREDTGVLADTADQLRAYFAGTLTEFDLPLAPAGTEWQRRVWTALTTIPYGETASYGELAQELGRPTASRAVGMANGRNPISIVVPCHRVIGADGTLTGYAGGLERKRFLLSLEAHGA; this comes from the coding sequence ATGGACATGCTGCCCCTCGACATCGAAGTACCGGAACCGGCCCGCGCCGCCGCGGTCGTGTTCAAGGACCCGACACCGGGCCCGACCCGGTTCACCACCATGGACTCGCCCGTCGGGGAGCTGACCCTGTACGGCGACGGGCAGGCCCTGGGCGGTGTGCTCACCCCGGCCAAGGACGGGAGCTCCCGCCACGTGCCCGCCGACTGGGTCCGGGAGGACACCGGCGTGCTCGCCGACACCGCCGACCAGCTGCGCGCGTACTTCGCGGGCACGCTCACCGAGTTCGACCTGCCCCTGGCTCCCGCGGGGACCGAGTGGCAGCGGCGCGTGTGGACCGCGCTGACCACCATCCCGTACGGCGAGACCGCGAGCTACGGGGAGCTGGCCCAGGAGCTGGGCCGGCCCACCGCGTCCCGCGCGGTCGGCATGGCCAACGGGCGCAACCCCATCAGCATCGTGGTCCCCTGCCACCGGGTGATCGGGGCGGACGGGACCCTCACGGGGTACGCGGGCGGACTGGAGCGCAAGAGGTTCCTGTTGTCCCTGGAGGCGCACGGGGCGTGA